The sequence caacgtaaatggtcatgaaaagaaagaaaacacattgaatgagaaggtgtgtccaaacctttggcctgtactgtacctgccTAATTACAAAGCTGAAGGAAAGGGATTCTATATATTAGAATCTATGTTCAAGTGAGCTTTTTTTGGCTAAGATTTAGCCAAAAGGCGTCTCCATCATACACAGTTATGTTTTAataactgtgagagacagagttTATACTGGGAGAAATGTACCCAGATAAATAACACCAAGACACTCACGCCTCCACAAAGTTCTGCTGGGGCCCAATGATTGATCCAGGCCGGCAGATCCTGATCCAGGCGATGGCTTCTGCGGCCGTCAGTCTGAAGTGCTTCATCATGTAGCAGGCAATCAGGGTGCCTGTCCGGCCAAGCCCCGCTGAAGAGGAGGAAGCAGGGTTCTGTCATTCACTTTTACCCCACCGCTTCAATGTTTGACATATGGGGGTTTTGTTACATGACAAAATTCCATGCATCTAAGGAAAACCGTTGTTTTACTTTCAGTGGTTTCGCATAGCACTGGTTTTCTACAGTCATTTCTATAGTGGGTTAATTAAATTTTCTTCTGGCAAACGGCAACACGAcctcctgtctgtgccaaacattgtggttggtgaatggtgttgatgatgtcatttccgtgaatgcccgctcaacttctataggccacatTTAAAGCTCCAGagaccgaaacggcgcgtcctgagagaaatctcactgtgggactggatcaaaatggctgtaattctgcaccgcggctaaatttcagaaagaaacttTAGAGTATTagggggaccaataagacctaTTTCATGatatgggacctttaaagaaaaaacaacatttacaaaaataaactgGATACTTGCATCCAAGATCCCCACAAATTACACAATATCTTTTGTCCCCAACTCAAACCACCAACTCCCCCAGCTCCTCCCTCAATAagtgcagaagaaaaaaatgaatacatccACCGGTCATTAAGATGTACCTTTCAATAAGACTCACCCTTGCAGTGAACGGCGATGGCCCCTTCTGCCTTCTCACAAACATTCATGAACTTGGTGACAATAGCGTCATTTGGTGTGCTCCCATCAACAAAAAACAGGTCGTGGTGCTCAAAGCCCATGTCAGTGAAGCGCTTGGAGTCGTACATCTTCTTGTTGAGCCTGATGACAGCAGTGACGTTGTGCTTTCTGAAGTAGGGAACATAGGCCTCCGGAGCGTGTAGCGGGTACCCTTAACACAgcaggggggttaaaaaaaattgcaaatcaaaacacacatttttttactgtttctAGACAAGATACACGGGACTCAATTACCATTCTCAATTTTAGTCTTCGGATGAGGACCGCTGAAGGCTAAGAACTTCCCTGGGATTATCCAGTTGAAATCCCCATTTTCAGCTCTctatacaagaaaaaaaaaaaaaggaacatgagCCAGTATTTGAAGCACGCCAGGTCAGTGGCCTCAGTCAAcaagccaaaaaataaaaaataaaaaactaaggctggtagtagcctagtgtgtaacactgTCCTATGACCcaaaagcccacttactaccattgtgtcactgagagagacacttaaccctgagtgtctccagggggggactgtacctgtaactactgattgtaagtcgctctggatcagtgccgtaactgtaaatgtaaaccctcACCTCGTAGTGTTCGTACTCTTCAACATCAAACTGGGAGAAGTCCAGCCACCCAAACTGCAGAGCCTGACAGGCAGCCgcaaaataaattcattagAAGGCATGACCATTGACCAAgtgaaatatattaaaagtCCTTGTGTACCTTTTGAATGGCACGTAAACAGTCGAGAATGTTCAGGTTGTACATGCAGGTGCCGAAGGAGGCGTCTCTGTAGAGAAAATTGTGATGAACAGTGTGATGAAATCAGGGCTACTGACAAACCTGCATCTTCAGAAGCCACGTTGACTGTCAGGAGAGTAAATGCCATTACAGTAGTGCAGCACATTTTTTAAGATTAGTTTGTTAGAGCAACTACAGCATTACACAATATTCCAACTTCATGAATTGGAAAgcacaaatattacacatgcCTAACCTAAAAGTTGGCCAAATATTACACACTAATACcaagaaatatgaatatgaaaaatgaataaatattagaAAGGTAAGCCTGAATTTCCCTCACCTGAATGGAAGGTATGAGGCATTTCTCGACACAAGGAGGCTATAAACTTCCTCAGGACTTTTCTGTAGATGCATgaccttaataataataataaaaataataatgaaaaagtgaCATTCACACAGTTCTGTGCATGCCTAGTTTTAATTTGATTAACATTGTCACATCTTATTTACGTGCAGGCATCAGATGTGGTAAAAGGGTTGATGAAAGTCAGTGATGTCATTCTTGGCAGCCCTGTCTCTTTTAAGTGTGTGCAGAAGATGGAATCCCAATCTGTAAACCATTTACAGGTTTAACATCACCGCCACTGGCTGCAGTTTATGTAATCAGAGCTCAAATTCCTCATGTGTCTCAGTGTACAAAGGTACATACAATTAAAACCAAATCTCTGTGCGGGAACCAACACCCAGGACTGAATTAACCACTCAATGCACCCGATAATCAACTTTACAGGCCCTGATATttctattttgtagaaatacctgctattaacctgacttttaattaatcaattggtgttagaaatagctcatatgaaaagctaaaaccctaccaaataaTGTTTCAtgatttgaaatgaattagtttcactgaaaaaagatttatcatttaatcaagacagaaaggtcaaattttggcaactGTCAAATATACTATAATCAACTGAActataaaaatcattatttgctttattctgtaatGCAGACTGGTGCAGGTTTCAATGAAGGTTCTTTTGTTCTTTCCTGTCTGTCAAATGCATATAAGATGACCTAATTtttgtgtgtactttttttttttggcctgatGCCAAAGACATGTTCTTGCAGATCTGGATAGACTTTCAAATTCAGCATTTCACTCTAACCACAGTACAAATTGACTGTTGTCCACCAATGAACCGCTCAATTCTAACTGTACTTTCTTCTCAGTTCTACATCTTAGTTTTTACCCCTCCTTTCCGACCGCTCGGTTCGATCCCACCTTTCCGACCGCTCGGTTCGACCCCTCCTTTCCGACCGCTCGGTTCGACCCCTCCTTTCCGACCGCTCGGTTCGCCCCCCTCCTTTCCGACCGCTCGGTTCGACCCCTCCTTTCCGACCGCTCGGTTCGACCCCTCCTTTCCGACCCACTCCTTTCCGACCGCTCGGTTTGACCCCTCCTTTCCGACCGCTCGGTTCGACCCCTCCTTTCCGACCCCTCCTTTCCGACCGCTCGGTTCGACCCCTCCTTTCCGACCGCTCGGTTCGACCCCTCCTTTCCGACCGCTCGGTTCGACCCCTCCTTTCCGACCGCTCGGTTCGATCCATCCTTTCCGACCGCTCGGTTCGATCCATCCTTTCCGACCGCTCGGTTCGATCCATCCTTTCCGACCGCTCGGTTCGATCCCTCCTTTCCGACCGCTCGGTTCGATCCCTCCTTTCAGACCGCTCGGTTCGACCCCCTCCTTTCCGACCGCTCGGTTCGACCCCCTCCTTTCCGACCGCTCGGTTCGACCCCCTCCTTTCCCGACCGCTCGGTTCGACCCCCTCCTTTCCGACCGCTCGGTTCGACCCCCTCCTTTCCGACCGCTCGGTTCGACCCCTCCTTTCCGACCGCTCGGTTCGACCCCTCCTTCCGACCGCTCGGTTCCGACCCCTCCTATCCGACCGCTCGGTTCGACCCCTCCTATCCGACCGCTCGGTTCGACCCCTCCTATCCGACCGCTCGGTTCGACCCCTCCTTTCCGACCGCTCGGTTCGACCCCTCCTTTCCGACCGCTCGTTTCGACCCCTCCTTTCCCGACCGCTCGGTTCGACCCCTCCTATCCGACCGCTCGGTTCGACCCCTCCTATCAGACTCCCCTCCTATCCGAACCGCTCGGTTCGACCCCTCCTATCCGACCGAAGTCGGTTCGACCCCCTCCTATCCGACGCGCTGTTCCCTTCCGACCGCGTCCGGATCCTGACCCCTCCTTCTCCGACCGCTCGGTTCGACCCCTCCTTGTCCGACCCTCCTTCCGACCGCGTCGTTACGACCCTCCTTTCCCGACCCCGGGTGCTCGGTTCTACCCCTCCTTTCCGACCGGCTCCGGTTCTAGACCCCTCCTATATCGACCGCTCGGATTCGACCCCTCCTATATGAGACCGCTCCGGTTCGACCCCTCATATCCGACCGCTCGGTTCGACCCCCTCCGATCCGACCGCTCTGTTCCGACCCCTCCTATCCGACCGTTCGGTTCGACCCGTCCTTTCCGGACCGCTTCGTTCGACCCCTCCTTTCCTCGACCGCTCGGTTCCGACCTCCGGGCTCCTTATCCGACCGCCTCGGTTCGACGACGGACCCCTCCTATCAGACCGCTCGGGTTCGACCCCATCCTATCAGAACCCAGCTCGTGGTTCGAAACCCCTCCTATCCGACCGCTCGTTCGANNNNNNNNNNNNNNNNNNNNNNNNNNNNNNNNNNNNNNNNNNNNNNNNNNNNNNNNNNNNNNNNNNNNNNNNNNNNNNNNNNNNNNNNNNNNNNNNNNNNCCATTTCCGACGGTTCGACCTCCCATTTCCCGACCCGCTCGTTCGACTACATCCCATTTCCGACCCGCTCGGAGTTCGACCCCTCCTTTCCGACCGCTCGGTTCGAGCCCTCCTTTCCGACCGCTCGGATTCGAGCCCTCCTTCCGATTTTCCGACCCGCTCGGTTCGACCCCCTCCTTTCCGGACCGCATCGGTTTCGCCCCCCTCCTTTCCGACCGCTCGGGTTCGGACCCCCTCCTTTCCCGACCGCTCGGTTAGATCCCCTCCTTCGACCGCTCGGTTCgacccccccctcctttccGGACCGCTAGGTTCGACCCCCTCCTTCGGTATTCCCGCTCGGTTCGACCCCTCCTTCTCAGTCCGCTCGGTTGACCCATCCTTTCCGACCGCTCGGTTCGACCTCCCATTTCCGACCGCTCGGTTCGACCCATCCTTTCCGACCGCTCGGTTCGACCCCTCCTTTCCGACCGCCCGGTTCGACCCCTCCCTTTCCGAACACCGCTCGGTCGACCCCTCCTTTCCGACCGCTCGGTTGCACCTCCTTTCCGACCCATCATTTCTGACCCCTCCTTTCCGACCCATCATTTCCGACCCCTCCTTTCCGACCCATCATTTCCGACCCCTCCTTTCCGACCCCTCCTTTTGCGACCGCTCGGTTCGACCCCTCCTTTTGCGACCGCTCGGTTCGACCTCCCATTTCCGACCGCTCGGTTCGACCTCCCATTTCCGACCGCTCGGTTCGACCTCCCATTTCCGACCGCTCGGTTCGACCCTCCCATTTCCGACCGCTCGGTTCGACCCCTCCTTTCCGACCGCTCGGTTCGACCCCTCCTTTCCGACCGCTCGGTTCGACCCCTCCTTTCCGACCGCTCGGTTCGACCCCTCCTTTCCGACCGCTCGGTTCGACCCGTACTGTCgcaaacatttacagcacagGACCCGATAAGATACACAGCGTTCTACCCCTCCTTTCCGAACTCTCGGTTTGACCTCAGCTGTATAACTTGGTTATACCTGTCCTGTCGCAAACACTTACAGCATAGGACCCAATAAGATACGCAGCGTTGGCCTGCTTCTTCTTGTCACCACAGGTGTAGAAAACTATTTTCTTCTTGGCAAGCGAGAAAGACTAcaagggaagaaaaaagaaaacaaaacaatcaTCTTAACCTTTACTTATTAAACTAGGTTAATATTTCTGTGccaaaaaagaaatgagaacAATAAAGTTACTTGCAGGAAAACAAAGATAAACATAAAGCTTACCTTCATTTTCTTGGTGAGCTTGCAGCAGAAGCGGTAAAACATGGCCAAGTTGAGAGGCCCAAAGTCCGAGTAGAAGCTGTGAAGGTGATGACAGCTCACGAGTTACTGGCTAGAACAATTCCTTACACATATAAAACAGTGCAGAACTGCACAGAACCGTGGAGATTCTTACTTTTCGTAGCACAGTTCATCATCCACACAAAAGCAGTGCCTCTCGGAGGTGCTTTTCACTTTCTGCTGCAGGATGGCAAAGTGCAGCCGATCtgacagaataaaaatgaagagCAATGAATGCAACAGATATGCAATAATAACAAGTACAATATAAacattaacaaaacaaaaactacacAGGACAGCTGACAAACTGTTTGTCAGGTAAACAATAAAGGTGCACTTTTCATCCTACAAATGAACTTTGTCCCCAGGTTTCATGTAAATAATAACAGGCCACCCCAGTTTTCAGGTAAAGGGACGCCACGCATCCTACAGATGGACGTCGTGCCCAGTTTTCAGGTAAATAATAACGGGACACCACGCGTCCAACAGATTAAACTGATCCCCAGTTTTCAGGTAAATAATTAGGGGACACCACACGTTCTACAGATGGACGTCGTCCCGAGTTTTCAGGCAAATAATTAGGGGACACCACGAGTCCGACAGATGGACGTTGTCCCCAGTTTTCAGGTAAAGGGACACCACGCGTCCTACAGATGAAACTGATCCCCAGTTTTCAGCGCTTTGTCAGGCTGCTTACCTCGTATGAATTCGATGCCATTAAAAACGTCGGTAGTCATCGTCGCGCAAGGTAATTACAGTACAAACGTCAAAAATTGGTTTCCGATTTCTTACCGGATTCCGGTGTGTCTATAAGAATACTTATTTTAGTtttacattaatgagaaaaagttatgataataatgataaataaacttaaaggaaatgtcatttaaaacctAAACAGTTCGTATATTCTTTTGGCGCTTTTAAAATCAGCCTTCGATTATTGATAAAAACGTACAGTCagaaacaggaaagaaaaagtCGAGGGACGGAGACTCCGCGACGGCAACAGTACGACCCGTTTCGACCGAGGCCCGCCCCAAACCCGTGTTCTGCACGTTGATTGGCCAAGAGCGCCGAGTCAGACACGTCAATCATTCGAGCGTCCACCCACGAGAATTTAAAAGTCCAGCGTACGCAGGACGGGCGACTCTGATTGGACGAGAGGCCGCGCCGTCGCTCGGAGGATAAACACGGGGCGGCCAATAGGAACGCGCGCTCCGGTTTGAGTTCTGCACGCCGAGTTCACGATCCGAATTAGACGCAGAAACGACAAATGAcaactaattacattttatataaatcatATGGATATTTTCacgaaaaatgtatatatgttttttaattaactgaATTTATTTTGGAGTGGATTAGTGGGATCTCGGCCTGACTGTGTACACAAGACGAAGATTTATGGAAGTTGCTGTGAAATTACAGTTCTTTACAGCGGCTGAATGAAGAACAAGCCCctgcaaataatatttttaaaaacagaatgtCCCCCATGCGTGTTCGGTCCTTCGCATGGTCTCAAAGTGCATTATCAATTACGATCCAATGGTGTCGCCATTTTTAATActgaaagaagggaaaaaaagaacaacaaaacgCCTGTTTCGCGACAAGGTTTCTTTAGGGCAGCGAACAGGCGGGATGTGCCCGCGGGCGGCTGCTTAAAGGCGCTGTTTACCGGCGATTGAGATGTAGATATCTTTCCTGGGCTCCGCCTCTTCTCTCCTGGCCGCCGAGCGCGGCCGTTTCCGCGACTCCGGCCGCCTCCGCTCGCATTTGCGCTTCATGTCGCCTCACGGGTGCATCGCCCGAGGCGGAGCGTTCGCGTCCTCGCACATGTCTTCGTTTTGGccctattctattctattttattttaaatatgaaacgGCAGCCGATCTCCCCGCGCTTTCGTTCCAGGCGAGGCAGATTTTCACAGCCATGGCAACTTGCGCGGCCACAGCGGGGCTTTCTGTTGTTGCCAGGGATTCGGAATTTATCACAACATTACACGCCTCACACTATTACTCGACCAAAGCTCCAACGATTGCGACTGTGTATGCGAAATTCAACAGACAGTCGATATAGGGCATATTTGATAATGACACTGGAAAAAAGGATtcgaaataacttttttttttcctacgtTTGGACAGAAATTCAACGGTACTGGCAACCTCGCTTCTTTCTCCTCCAGTTGACGTCGCAAAACGGGCCACGGTTCTGAAGGTCTGAAGGCCTTCTGAAGCCCGGATCACAGCAGAGAAGTTCAGCTGAAGAGAATTCGACATCCCAGCAAATAAACCAActcaattaaaaaagaacagttcATTTTACAGTTGGAGCAGAATTATTCTGCTAGAGGCTTGTCCAGGAACAGATTAGATTAATTGGctgccatgacatgcgcccggggagcagcgtgtggggacggtactttgctcagtggcaccttggcggatcgggattcgaaccggcaaccttctgattacggggcagcttccttaactgctaggccaccactgccccatcttggatccaacttttgtttttttcaataggaagagggtcatgtgacacatcaaatttattggtaatttcacaagaaaaactatggtgtgcttggtttctttcatgagttatgtacaagtttctgaccacttacaaaatgtgttcaatgtcaccaaccattcccattttattaaggtgtatccatataaatggcccaccctgtacttccTTTTTCTGCTGTGAGCAGGGTTCAGACCTGCACAGGgggaccccattggatttcgagtccaacgccttaaccactcagCCATAGCAGCTGAGAGAATTACAAATGTCAGATATTTCGGTGAATGGTACATAAAAGCAGAATTTTACTTTGCACTGTATGTTTCTTATTTAGCAGACTCACTCCCTTTCAGTAACCACTGTGCATGTCTCTGGATGCAAActcagaaaaacacagaaaaaagccaaaacccagattcaaacccctcCAGCCCTAGAGGTATGAGACCACAGTGCTGTCTTGAACTTGCATGCAAGCAATGCTCAATGTTGCACATACCATTCTGGATTAGGCTATTATATGATGAAGTCTCACTGAGAACATAACGtttaatacgttttttttcAGTCTGCATGTTGCATAATTGCACAAATATCTGCAAACTAGTAATGAAATTTACATGAAATGAACAATGAGGAAAGACAtcacagaacatttacatttgtggtatTTGGCAGAAatatatccagagcgacttacaacgtgcttacaGGCTACCATCAATgaatttacatttgttttaaaaccaGTCCCTTTTTGCAGATAAGGTGTCGGCCTGGTCCAACGTGTGGGTCTTTCTTCTAATCACGACCAGTTCCTTTTGACTTTGCAGAAATTGCATCATCATCTAACATGAAAATATCCATTGAAGGAAGGTATGGAAAGTGTCGGCCTTGTAAACGTCCATGCATAGCAACTTGAATGTGTTTTAACATGTGAAATGTGGCAACTTCATATTTACATTGGCCTTTTGATGCCTTTATACTTGTTTGGTCAACTGGGCTGACCCAGGTCAACTTCAAATATCAAAGATCTTTGATCGACCGCTGAAGTCCAGCATTTTCAGTCCTGCCAGCTGCAGAAGCCAGTTAATGGGCATGTGGTCCAATCGAttcatgtcaaaatgtgcaaagtgGACTTCTGGACCTGGAAATGAGGCGAAAGGTCGCGCTGAGCAAGATTATAGTAATGAATGAACCATGGAActctaatgagaaaaaaatggattgACTGGACTAGAAACAGCCCCCCCAGTTTGAGAGAACCCTGAAGCTTTTAACCTGGTCCCATGACGAGTGCTCCCCCCTGCTGCAGAGGGTCTCCTTGGAAATCAAACATGGGGCTTCTCATGGCACGCCACATGCTCCTGATGTTGCCCATCAGCAGGCTGGACTTCACGTGAGGACTTTTAGATGCTGAAAGCACATGGACACACGACCCATATTCTTCATTGGAAGTCTCTTGCACTTACTAAACAACGCTGGGGCAACTCCTTTATGTATTTgacttacattttaaatgtttatggaGTGTCCGTTAACACAACTTGCTTACCTGACTCAAGGAATGTTTCTCCTCGCCTCATGCCCAGGATTTTGTAGATGCTTCTATCAGGATCCACATATATTTCATGGGGATACCCTGTCAGTGAACAGAAAGACTACGGCAAATACAAACAATGCTGACTGCTGACAGAAACGCATAGGTACTGTAGGCAGTAGCAACATATGAAGTTCAGAAAATGCTGAGCTTACCTCGATGTGGTGGTATGAGGATTGACCTATGACAACCAGTCTGACCTCAGACTCctgcaaaataattataaaaaatgcactaaaaaaaacaggtgtAAATAGGCTCTATGTAAAATAGCCAGTACAATGCTAGAATATTTATTGTCAGATGCCTTGAGTCCTCACCAGCAGGTCTTCCCGTGGGACTTTGCTCAAATCCTCAACATACTCTTTGCAGGTGTAGCACAAGAAATGCTGCAGGATATAAAATAATCTATGTGTCCAGTTACGCTTATTATTAACCGTTGCCATGGTCAGACTAATTATTTCAGATTCATGTGtcttaagataagataatataaacctttattagtcccacaagtgggaaattgcatttgtcatggcagaaagtggatagaacaaaggaaatagcagcaaaaaataaatatgtatatgtatttatctacacaatgtacaatcGGTATCTACACTTCATGGATCACGGAACCTATTGTTTCTACTTGAGGGGACAGCACATAAATTGACTAACTATAACTGCttgtaataaaaagaaaatagttgtatgtatgtttaaaggtatatgtgtgtgtgtgtgtgtatatgtgtgtgagtgtatatatgtatgtatgtggtaTGTTTTATATAGGTTTATCATTCTTATGTTGTGGGCTCTAAATGAGAACTACAACAGgacctgaaaaaaacaaaaaaaaacactgtaaacCCCGCCTCCTCTATCCCGACCAATCAGATTCCTCGGAATGACGTCACGTGTGCATTACTCTTTTAAACGTGATTTGAGGAGTttcctttttgtgtttgttcgCTATCCGTTTTCGTGTGAACGCACGCCAATAAAGTGTGAAACGgtgctgtgtatgtgtttttggtgCAGCTAACGACACCAAATGAGAGAGTTTATTAAACTGGCTTTCTTTTGTTACCACTGTGAGCTGGGTTTCTTTAATGGgaaaaaagtaaagtacaaGAAGCGTCCTTACCCTAACGAATACAACGATGGACTTACTGCCTTCATACAAACTCTTGAAAGGAACCGCGTTCCCCTGCCGGTCCTGAACTAAACACCCTTCCACGTCGGATACTTTAAAGCGGACCGGGGGTCGCCGGATGGCCTGCTGCTGACGGGAGATCTGTGTCGTTACGGGCGCCTCCGAGGCCATTTCTCCAGACTCTGGCCCAGACCAGGCTATTTATGGAATGtttttccccacacacacacactccaacacgCCCATGTTCCTGCTGGGTCCTGCCAAGGAAGAAGAAACTTGGGAGCCGCCACTGAACACTCGGAACTGGGTCGGTTTCCTGTTCATCGATCAAGCCTAGTCCTAAACTGAAATACGTTTCCGACTGGagaatttcattaaaatgatattttagcCTAtcactaggcttaatccatgaactgGTAAACGACATATTGTTTTCAACTTTTCTCAGTATCGAACTCTCCGAACTTCGAATTCTGTAAACGTTACCATTGCATGGTATGTTAAGTCATGTCAGCAGCGTATGGCTTTGTGAGGAGTGGAAAAAACACGAGGTAAACCGTGTTGCCAGATGACATTATTAACTGTGCCATtttcaaaaaacatttgcaaagACCAGTGTTGGCTTTTGTATTAGATGTTTACAGGGATTTTGTGTTGAGGATTGGGAGAGTGTTAAGCACATCCCAGAGGGTGATGGTCGCACGTCTCGAAGGTAGTGAGCTTGAACCCGCGTTTTGGCCacttctcacacacaaataaacggattttcacattttatacaACGGGACGAATGTGACAGCGTGTCTAGCCCATGAAGGGCATCCGACGTAAAACGTTTGCTGGGTAAATTGTGCGGGCAGCCAAGCCGACTGATGCGCcgtggcgacccctaacggcAGTCgaaggaaggaggagaaggaaacCCGATTTCGCCTACGATTATCGAACCTGGCAACAACACGTCCCCGGAACAGACAGAGCATTCGTCCAATAGCGAGACAGCCAACCTGACCGCTCATTGGCCCTCGCCGAGGGGGGCGGGAGCCTCCCCCCGTTTCCCACACACCCCGGAAGTAACGGCTGTCTGCGGAGGAAAGTGTTTTATGTTTTCCTGCCGAGTTCGCCTGCTCCAGGGTCGCGGTGCGACGCTCGCTGCCTGCGCGCCGCGCGTAGACTATGACGGCGCCGTGGAGAGGCGGCCTGCACCGCGCGAACTGGTGAGGTGCTGGTCGGCgaggcagcttttttttttttttatcccgcCGTAGCCGCGCCGCTAGCGCCAGCGGACCCGGGCGGCCACTTTCCAGAGTTCGTCCCCCCCTTCCGAGACGCGACTGCGAGATTCGAAATTCCCGGCGAGCGCCCGTCAACTCCGGCGCACTCGTAAAACACACGCCTTCCGTCCAGTTCGCCTGCTCCCGGCAAAGACGCCGGAACAAATCAGTGGCAGGAGCCGGGGCGCCTCCAGTCAGGTCGAGGACGGCGGACCCGCAACAACTCCCCTGCGGGGGACGTGCTGTGGATTTTATTATAAGACGGTCCGACACGTGGATCTTATTATAAGACGGTCCGAACTGTCAGTCTGGCCGTGTCATGTGAAACCCAACGCCCGCGGTCCTGTTATAGTTCCCCCGAGCTGATCCCGACGACTGACGTTCTATTATTAATCTGCAAATCCGTGTGTGGTGTGCGTTACGAAAGATGGCCCTGTTGCAGCGAATGGGACACATGCGCCACTAGTCCCCTGGTTATAATGTTATTATAAGTCTGTGAAGAAGTCT comes from Denticeps clupeoides chromosome 11, fDenClu1.1, whole genome shotgun sequence and encodes:
- the cdc14b gene encoding dual specificity protein phosphatase CDC14B isoform X4, with product MTTDVFNGIEFIRDRLHFAILQQKVKSTSERHCFCVDDELCYENFYSDFGPLNLAMFYRFCCKLTKKMKSFSLAKKKIVFYTCGDKKKQANAAYLIGSYAVMHLQKSPEEVYSLLVSRNASYLPFRDASFGTCMYNLNILDCLRAIQKALQFGWLDFSQFDVEEYEHYERAENGDFNWIIPGKFLAFSGPHPKTKIENGYPLHAPEAYVPYFRKHNVTAVIRLNKKMYDSKRFTDMGFEHHDLFFVDGSTPNDAIVTKFMNVCEKAEGAIAVHCKAGLGRTGTLIACYMMKHFRLTAAEAIAWIRICRPGSIIGPQQNFVEAKQNGLWAEGDVYRQRMIERENGSCDNMTSVTGILSGVDDISINGRANKNRVTKKAGVHLYNDEEEHDGITQGDKLRALKSRRQARASTGSLSSEENKIHTRSASQSIRIILQSSVEAAKSPENADNEEGRKRTRRSLGSTSLFFHSRLARSLDSLNVMAKELEQSCNVASSAAPSHPSCLNPGQHQPSAAPQCPEGQPGRPMCRCALSPTALNVRRPEEGRHRALCSRGALRDSVPSFTKLERPSFVERACRDSVEKTDG
- the cdc14b gene encoding dual specificity protein phosphatase CDC14B isoform X6, with amino-acid sequence MKRKCERRRPESRKRPRSAARREEAEPRKDIYISIADRLHFAILQQKVKSTSERHCFCVDDELCYENFYSDFGPLNLAMFYRFCCKLTKKMKSFSLAKKKIVFYTCGDKKKQANAAYLIGSYAVMHLQKSPEEVYSLLVSRNASYLPFRDASFGTCMYNLNILDCLRAIQKALQFGWLDFSQFDVEEYEHYERAENGDFNWIIPGKFLAFSGPHPKTKIENGYPLHAPEAYVPYFRKHNVTAVIRLNKKMYDSKRFTDMGFEHHDLFFVDGSTPNDAIVTKFMNVCEKAEGAIAVHCKAGLGRTGTLIACYMMKHFRLTAAEAIAWIRICRPGSIIGPQQNFVEAKQNGLWAEGDVYRQRMIERENGSCDNMTSVTGILSGVDDISINGRANKNRVTKKAGVHLYNDEEEHDGITQGDKLRALKSRRQARASTGSLSSEENKIHTRSASQSIRIILQSSVEAAKSPENADNEEGRKRTRRSLGSTRRAASRRRKAQSPLQSGRFTRLWYLLSFLAFTLFSLLSLFALAVGVLCSSGLKQNLLLLLQTPLPLN
- the cdc14b gene encoding dual specificity protein phosphatase CDC14B isoform X5, with product MKRKCERRRPESRKRPRSAARREEAEPRKDIYISIADRLHFAILQQKVKSTSERHCFCVDDELCYENFYSDFGPLNLAMFYRFCCKLTKKMKSFSLAKKKIVFYTCGDKKKQANAAYLIGSYAVMHLQKSPEEVYSLLVSRNASYLPFRDASFGTCMYNLNILDCLRAIQKALQFGWLDFSQFDVEEYEHYERAENGDFNWIIPGKFLAFSGPHPKTKIENGYPLHAPEAYVPYFRKHNVTAVIRLNKKMYDSKRFTDMGFEHHDLFFVDGSTPNDAIVTKFMNVCEKAEGAIAVHCKAGLGRTGTLIACYMMKHFRLTAAEAIAWIRICRPGSIIGPQQNFVEAKQNGLWAEGDVYRQRMIERENGSCDNMTSVTGILSGVDDISINGRANKNRVTKKAGVHLYNDEEEHDGITQGDKLRALKSRRQARASTGSLSSEENKIHTRSASQSIRIILQSSVEAAKSPENADNEEGRKRTRRSLGSTSLFFHSRLARSLDSLNVMAKELEQSCNVASSAAPSHPSCLNPGQHQPSAAPQCPEGQPGRPMCRCALSPTALNLVPPSSP
- the cdc14b gene encoding dual specificity protein phosphatase CDC14B isoform X8 — protein: MKRKCERRRPESRKRPRSAARREEAEPRKDIYISIADRLHFAILQQKVKSTSERHCFCVDDELCYENFYSDFGPLNLAMFYRFCCKLTKKMKSFSLAKKKIVFYTCGDKKKQANAAYLIGSYAVMHLQKSPEEVYSLLVSRNASYLPFRDASFGTCMYNLNILDCLRAIQKALQFGWLDFSQFDVEEYEHYERAENGDFNWIIPGKFLAFSGPHPKTKIENGYPLHAPEAYVPYFRKHNVTAVIRLNKKMYDSKRFTDMGFEHHDLFFVDGSTPNDAIVTKFMNVCEKAEGAIAVHCKAGLGRTGTLIACYMMKHFRLTAAEAIAWIRICRPGSIIGPQQNFVEAKQNGLWAEGDVYRQRMIERENGSCDNMTSVTGILSGVDDISINGRANKNRVTKKAGVHLYNDEEEHDGITQGDKLRALKSRRQARASTGSLSSEENKIHTRSASQSIRIILQSSVEAAKSPENADNEEGRKRTRRSLGSTSPIIHKARAPLLR